In Trichlorobacter lovleyi, the DNA window CGCTGCTGGATGCCATTGCTGAACGTCTCTGGTCTGCTCCCAGGGAGGAGTGGTGATGCGTAAGGGGTTGCTACAACAGGTCCGCAGGGTGGTGATCAAGGTGGGTAGCCGGGTCCTGACCGTTGAGGGGGGCGGGCTTGATTATGATGCCATTACCCGGCTGTGTGACGAGATGGCCGGTCTGCGTCAACAGGGGATCGAGGTGATTCTGGTCTCATCCGGTGCCGTGGCTGCCGGGCGTGATGCCCTGCGTTCCGCTGATACGACCCTGACCATACCGCAGAAGCAGGCTGCTGCTGCGGTGGGGCAACCGCTTCTGATGCAGGCCTACCAGCAGGCCTGTACCGGTCATGGGCTGGTGACCGCCCAGATCCTGCTGACGGCCGAAGACCTGGCCAACCGTAACCGTTTCCTGAATGCCCGTACCACCCTTGAGGCGCTGCTGGCTGCCGGTGCCCTGCCGGTAATCAATGAGAACGATTCCGTGGCGGTGGCTGAGATCAAGTTCGGCGACAACGACAACCTTTCCGCCCTGGTGACCAGTCTGGCCGAGGCCGACCTACTGCTGATCCTGACCGACATTGAAGGGCTCTACAGCGCCAACCCCGCCAGTGATCCGGCTGCAGAACTGATCCCGCTGGTACGCAGCATCACCCGCGAGATCGAGCGGATGGCCGGCGGCAGCGCTTCCAGTGTCGGCACCGGCGGTATGGCCACCAAGGTGACGGCTGCCAAAAAGGCGGCCCGCTTCGGGGTGCCGACCATCCTGGCGCCGGGCAAACAGCCGGGGGTGATCACTGCTGCGGTCAGCGGTCAGGA includes these proteins:
- the proB gene encoding glutamate 5-kinase, whose protein sequence is MRKGLLQQVRRVVIKVGSRVLTVEGGGLDYDAITRLCDEMAGLRQQGIEVILVSSGAVAAGRDALRSADTTLTIPQKQAAAAVGQPLLMQAYQQACTGHGLVTAQILLTAEDLANRNRFLNARTTLEALLAAGALPVINENDSVAVAEIKFGDNDNLSALVTSLAEADLLLILTDIEGLYSANPASDPAAELIPLVRSITREIERMAGGSASSVGTGGMATKVTAAKKAARFGVPTILAPGKQPGVITAAVSGQEIGTLFLPATDGLNRRKHWIAYTLRPAGKVLVDAGAQKALVDKGTSLLPSGITGVEGRFERGRCVRICGPDGSEIARGLADYSSSEIQLIAGHKSAEIEQLLGYRYGDDVVHRDNLVLATHS